Part of the Deltaproteobacteria bacterium genome, CCGGATGGCACAGCGAGACCAGTTCCACTTTATTGAATTGATGTTGGCGAATCAGTCCGCGCAAATCTTTGCCGTACGAACCCGCCTCGCTGCGAAAACACGGGGTGTACGCAGTAAACCGATAGGGGAGGGCCTCGGCTGCGACTGTTTCTTCGGCGAAGATGTTGGTCAGCGGCACTTCCGCCGTTGGGATGAGATAATATCCGTCCGTGGTCTTAAAGAGATCGGCTTCGAACTTCGGCAACTGGCCCGTGCCCGTCATCGTCTTGGCATTCACGAGCAACGGAGGGAGGATTTCGGTATAGCCGTGTTCGCGGGTTTGCAGATCGAGCATGAAGTTGATCAACGCGCGTTCCAACCGCGCGCCGGCGCCGCGATACAGCGTGAAGCGGGCGCCGGCCAATTTCGCGCCGCGCGTAAAATCGAGCATTCCCAAGCCTTCGCCGAGCGCCACATGATCGCGGGCCGGGAACGCCAACGTAGGCGGCGTGCCCCAAGTGCGGATCACGGGATTGTCGGCGCTCGAATGGCCGAGCGGTGTCGTGGGGTGTAAGCGATTTGGAAGCACTAGGAGTGCGGCCTCGAGGGCCGCTTCAGCTTCGGCCTGCCCGACCTGGGCCGTTTTCAATTGCGCGGCCACCGTCTGCATTTCGGCGAGTAGTGCGGACGCATCTTCTCCGGCGCGCTTTTGTCGTGCGATCGCCTCCGAGGCCTGGTTTTGCCGATTGCGCAGTCCGTCGAATTCCGTTTGCAGCGCCTTGCGGCGTTGGTTCAGCTG contains:
- the serS gene encoding serine--tRNA ligase: MLDPQFLFAHLDDVRACCLARGTEIDFAALEQLNQRRKALQTEFDGLRNRQNQASEAIARQKRAGEDASALLAEMQTVAAQLKTAQVGQAEAEAALEAALLVLPNRLHPTTPLGHSSADNPVIRTWGTPPTLAFPARDHVALGEGLGMLDFTRGAKLAGARFTLYRGAGARLERALINFMLDLQTREHGYTEILPPLLVNAKTMTGTGQLPKFEADLFKTTDGYYLIPTAEVPLTNIFAEETVAAEALPYRFTAYTPCFRSEAGSYGKDLRGLIRQHQFNKVELVSLCHPEQSDAELERMTTCAETVLQRLGLAYRVVQLCSGDLGFAAAKTYDLEVWLPGQNAYREISSCSNCLDFQARRAKIRFKGTEKKPQFVHTLNGSGLAVGRTLIAILENYQQADGSIVIPPALRPFMDGAERITAQ